A stretch of the Marivirga tractuosa DSM 4126 genome encodes the following:
- a CDS encoding DoxX family protein, which produces MLKQIGNYLKSKASVRLMTGFYLVAGFNHFLNPDFYISLIPPFFTNPENINVLSGLAEILLATAILFYPSRKYASYGIIAMLIAFIPSHVYFIQIGSCISDGLCVPNWIGWIRLVLIHPALLFWAWLVGKSTA; this is translated from the coding sequence ATGTTAAAACAAATTGGAAATTATCTTAAAAGCAAAGCTTCTGTAAGATTAATGACGGGGTTCTACTTGGTGGCAGGCTTTAACCATTTCCTCAATCCGGATTTTTATATAAGTCTAATCCCACCGTTTTTCACAAATCCGGAAAATATTAACGTACTAAGTGGATTAGCTGAGATTTTGTTAGCCACCGCAATTTTGTTTTATCCAAGTAGAAAATATGCTTCTTATGGCATCATCGCCATGTTGATAGCTTTCATCCCTTCCCATGTCTATTTTATACAAATTGGTTCTTGCATCTCTGATGGGTTATGCGTTCCAAATTGGATTGGATGGATTCGATTAGTACTTATTCATCCTGCATTACTTTTCTGGGCTTGGCTAGTAGGTAAATCTACTGCTTGA
- a CDS encoding alpha/beta fold hydrolase, translated as MKKTTLNAIVYPNKNSKEWIVFIHGAGGSTATWKYQVEAFKPYYNLLLIDLRDHGMSKNMEPEIGNYNFDIITEDIKAVVDQYQIDKAHFITLSFGSVIMQDLSIKYPALVASAIFAGGIFKANAWIKAFVQLARFFNLILPYKWMYSIFSYLLMPYKEHQNSRRIYRKQAEKLSPEEYMKWVGLYKEFFKLLDRFYNQKINFPAMVVMGKADYIFLKSAQRFSEKHSRVLFKRIFEAGHICNIDQPEIFNNLALNFTLENKYFQAVDLPTSQAQKSNAG; from the coding sequence ATGAAAAAAACAACTCTTAATGCAATTGTTTATCCTAATAAAAACTCGAAGGAATGGATCGTTTTTATTCACGGTGCAGGAGGAAGCACTGCCACTTGGAAATATCAAGTTGAAGCATTTAAGCCCTATTACAATTTACTTCTGATTGATTTAAGAGATCATGGTATGTCAAAAAATATGGAACCAGAAATCGGTAATTATAATTTTGATATTATTACTGAGGATATTAAAGCAGTAGTGGATCAGTATCAAATTGATAAGGCTCATTTCATCACACTTAGTTTCGGCAGTGTTATTATGCAGGATTTGAGTATTAAGTATCCTGCACTGGTAGCAAGCGCCATATTTGCTGGCGGTATTTTTAAAGCTAATGCATGGATTAAAGCTTTTGTACAGTTAGCAAGATTCTTCAACCTTATTTTACCTTATAAATGGATGTATAGCATCTTTTCTTATTTATTAATGCCGTACAAAGAGCATCAAAATTCTAGGAGGATTTATAGGAAACAGGCAGAAAAATTGTCTCCAGAGGAATACATGAAGTGGGTAGGGCTTTATAAGGAGTTCTTTAAGCTTTTAGACCGATTCTATAATCAAAAGATTAATTTTCCAGCTATGGTTGTAATGGGAAAGGCAGATTACATCTTTTTGAAATCAGCCCAAAGATTTTCTGAAAAGCATAGTCGTGTGCTTTTTAAGCGGATTTTTGAGGCTGGACATATTTGTAATATAGATCAGCCTGAAATCTTCAATAATTTAGCTCTAAATTTCACTCTCGAAAACAAGTATTTTCAAGCAGTAGATTTACCTACTAGCCAAGCCCAGAAAAGTAATGCAGGATGA